Proteins from a genomic interval of Schaalia odontolytica:
- the alaS gene encoding alanine--tRNA ligase, with translation MRTSEIRTRWLDYFASKGHHVAPSVSLISPEPSILFTVAGMVPFIPYILGTESAPWPRATSVQKCIRTNDIDNVGKTTRHGTFFQMNGNFSFGDYFKEGAIDYAWELLTTPQARGGYGLDGDRLWMTIWEKDEVSFNHWTKTIGVDPERVQRLPFEEISWSTGQPGPAGACCEIHYDRGPAYGPDGGPIVDVAGDRFLEIWNLVFDEFVRGEGEGHDFELVGTLDKTAIDTGAGLERLAFIMQDKPNMYEIDEVFPVIEAAQEMSGKTYGLGAAGPNAGGAYDDDVRMRVVADHVRSALMLISDGVRPGNDGRGYVLRRLIRRAVRSMRLLGVEDAALPTLLTASKNVMSLSYPELDSNWETIQDVAYAEEDAFRRTLSAGTTILDAAVASAKEATGAPVISGASAFSLHDTYGFPIDLTLEMAAEQGVAVDEEGFRSLMAEQKERARADARSKKTGHTDVRVFHEIEKQMGGGSTFLGYTEEAADATVQALLVDGASAPAASAPAEVEVILDRTPFYAEMGGQLADHGTIRLAGGGVVEVHDVQAPIRGLSVHRGTLTEGTMSVGEKAYAQIDGARRLAIARAHTATHMVYAGLRSVVSKDATQAGSENSPSRLRFDFRHSSAVEASQLGDIEALVNEKLAEDLTVTTEEMSLDEAKAQGAIALFGEKYGSRVRVVTIGDGFDRELCGGTHVPTTGHIGRITLLGEGSIGSGVRRIDALVGDGAYEFQAKEHALVAQLSHLVGGRAEELAERIENLLAKLRDSEKELEKVRTEQALSRGSELAASARAVGAVSLVGAVVGAMPSADALRTLALDVRDRLGNERGAVVALGGIVAGKPSLVVATNEAAREHSIKAGALVRAVGKHMGGGGGGRDDVAQGGGTKPEGLEAAIDAIRREIESL, from the coding sequence ATGCGCACGTCTGAAATCCGTACCCGCTGGCTCGACTACTTCGCGTCCAAGGGCCACCACGTGGCCCCCTCCGTATCGCTCATTTCGCCCGAGCCCTCCATTCTCTTTACCGTCGCGGGAATGGTTCCGTTCATCCCGTACATCCTGGGCACCGAGTCCGCCCCGTGGCCGCGCGCCACCTCCGTTCAAAAGTGCATCCGTACCAACGACATCGACAACGTTGGCAAGACGACGCGCCACGGCACCTTCTTCCAGATGAACGGCAACTTCTCCTTCGGCGACTACTTCAAGGAAGGCGCGATCGACTACGCCTGGGAGCTTCTGACGACGCCCCAGGCCCGAGGGGGGTACGGCCTCGACGGAGATCGGCTGTGGATGACGATCTGGGAGAAGGACGAGGTGTCCTTCAATCACTGGACGAAGACGATCGGCGTCGACCCCGAGCGCGTTCAGCGTCTGCCCTTTGAGGAGATCTCCTGGTCGACGGGGCAGCCGGGGCCCGCCGGCGCGTGCTGCGAAATCCACTACGACCGCGGTCCGGCGTACGGCCCGGATGGTGGCCCGATCGTCGACGTTGCGGGCGATCGTTTCCTTGAGATCTGGAACCTCGTCTTCGATGAGTTCGTCCGAGGAGAGGGGGAAGGCCACGACTTCGAACTCGTCGGCACTCTCGACAAGACCGCGATCGACACGGGTGCCGGCCTGGAGCGCCTCGCCTTCATCATGCAGGACAAGCCGAACATGTACGAGATCGACGAGGTGTTCCCCGTCATCGAGGCCGCGCAGGAGATGTCCGGAAAGACCTACGGGCTGGGCGCGGCCGGCCCCAACGCCGGGGGCGCCTACGACGATGACGTGCGCATGCGCGTCGTTGCGGACCATGTCCGTTCCGCCCTGATGCTCATCAGCGATGGGGTTCGTCCCGGAAACGACGGACGCGGCTACGTGCTGCGGCGGCTGATTCGCCGCGCGGTGCGCTCCATGCGTCTTCTCGGCGTCGAGGACGCGGCGCTGCCGACCCTGCTCACCGCGTCCAAGAACGTCATGTCCCTGTCGTACCCCGAGCTCGACTCGAACTGGGAGACCATCCAGGACGTCGCCTACGCCGAGGAGGACGCGTTCCGTCGCACGCTGAGCGCCGGCACCACGATCCTCGACGCGGCGGTGGCTTCCGCCAAGGAAGCCACGGGTGCCCCCGTGATCTCCGGCGCCTCGGCGTTCTCGCTGCACGACACCTACGGCTTCCCGATTGACCTGACCCTTGAGATGGCCGCCGAGCAGGGCGTCGCCGTCGATGAGGAGGGCTTCCGCTCGCTCATGGCCGAGCAGAAGGAACGCGCACGAGCCGACGCGCGCTCAAAGAAGACCGGACACACCGATGTTCGCGTCTTCCACGAGATAGAGAAGCAGATGGGCGGGGGATCGACCTTCCTGGGATACACCGAGGAGGCGGCTGACGCAACCGTCCAGGCGCTTCTCGTTGACGGAGCCTCGGCGCCCGCGGCCAGCGCTCCCGCCGAGGTCGAGGTTATCTTGGATCGCACGCCGTTCTACGCCGAGATGGGCGGACAGTTGGCCGACCACGGCACCATTCGACTCGCCGGAGGTGGCGTCGTCGAGGTCCACGACGTTCAGGCGCCGATCCGCGGCCTGAGCGTCCACCGTGGAACCCTGACGGAGGGCACGATGTCGGTCGGAGAGAAGGCGTACGCGCAGATCGACGGCGCTCGCCGCCTCGCCATCGCCCGCGCTCACACCGCGACCCACATGGTCTACGCAGGCCTTCGCTCGGTGGTGTCTAAGGACGCGACACAGGCGGGATCCGAGAACTCGCCGTCGCGCCTGCGCTTTGATTTCCGTCACTCCAGTGCGGTTGAGGCAAGCCAGCTCGGCGACATCGAGGCGCTCGTCAACGAGAAGCTTGCCGAGGATCTGACGGTCACCACCGAGGAGATGAGCCTCGATGAGGCGAAAGCCCAGGGGGCGATCGCGCTCTTCGGCGAGAAGTACGGTTCCCGCGTACGGGTCGTCACGATCGGCGACGGATTCGACCGGGAGCTGTGCGGCGGTACCCACGTTCCCACGACCGGCCACATCGGACGCATCACCCTGCTCGGGGAAGGCTCGATCGGTTCCGGAGTGCGCCGCATCGATGCTCTTGTCGGCGATGGGGCCTACGAGTTCCAGGCGAAGGAACACGCCCTCGTCGCCCAGCTGTCGCACCTTGTGGGCGGGCGCGCCGAGGAGCTTGCCGAGCGCATCGAAAACCTGCTGGCCAAGCTGCGTGATTCCGAGAAGGAGCTGGAGAAGGTCCGCACCGAGCAGGCACTCAGCCGCGGTAGCGAGCTCGCCGCGTCCGCGCGCGCCGTCGGGGCGGTGAGCCTCGTCGGTGCCGTCGTGGGCGCTATGCCCTCAGCTGACGCCCTGCGCACCCTCGCGCTTGACGTCCGCGATCGCCTGGGTAACGAGCGCGGCGCGGTCGTTGCCCTCGGCGGCATCGTTGCGGGAAAGCCCTCCCTAGTCGTCGCCACGAACGAGGCGGCACGGGAACACTCCATCAAGGCGGGCGCGCTCGTGCGCGCCGTCGGCAAGCACATGGGTGGCGGTGGCGGCGGTCGCGATGACGTTGCCCAGGGTGGAGGCACGAAGCCCGAGGGCCTCGAGGCGGCGATCGATGCGATTCGCCGGGAGATCGAGTCCCTGTGA